A genomic window from Acidobacteriota bacterium includes:
- a CDS encoding 2-oxoglutarate dehydrogenase E1 component: MASTTQEYQRSSLLIDPQDRERVFETFRRWGYLQAQLDPLGQYFAPQMVPELDVQGDFADEARRYYCGTIAAEFMHIPDVARREWIQERLESEPAPVDQKHILELLTKADLFEQVIQSRYLGTKRFSLEGVTALIPFLDEVLNDAAERGTVQVVIAMSHRGRLNVMVNIVGKTAADMFAKFEDVDPRSVLGGGDVKYHQGATGTFTGRGGQTINLHLVSNPSHLEAVDPVATGRVRAKQIRMGGEERVLPVMIHGDAAFAGQGIWAETMNLAAVDGYTVGGGLHIIANNLIGFTSEPCETNSSRYASDLAKRLPIPILHVNSEDADAVLRIARLATEYRYTFHSDVVVDLVGYRRHGHSEVDDPTITQPIRYARIKDHPPLHEIYAKRIGVDSSQRVQEITAEIGEAQKQATKLKKMPRLAKLPEYWDNYNGGRFKPEYDVETGISTEQVGQIADKLASYPKEFHIHPKIKKLLEQRAEMGHGKRAFDYGMAEALAFGSLLLQEVPVRLSGQDCKRGTFNQRHSVLIDIEDETEYIPLNHLAPEQAKYEVYNSILSEAGVLGFEYGYSRDYPESLVLWEAQFGDFANGAQIVIDQFIAAAEDKWGLLSGLVMLLPHGYEGQGPEHSSARIERYLQLAARDNMQICQPSTSAQYFHLLRRQVLRPWRKPLVVFTPKSMLRHPDASSSRQEFSRPHFLNVLPETEIADPKRLLICTGKIGHELRMERKKRKDDSTGIIFIEQLYPWPEAELMAELQRHANAREIVWVQEEPSNMGALWFVVPRLKRISGGRPVLTVKRSASASPATGSAKAHDMEQKTLLQVAFGNPAK; encoded by the coding sequence ATGGCTTCTACCACTCAGGAATATCAGAGGAGCTCCCTCCTCATCGATCCCCAAGACCGCGAGCGCGTCTTTGAGACGTTTCGGCGCTGGGGATACCTTCAGGCTCAGCTCGACCCGTTGGGACAGTACTTTGCTCCGCAAATGGTTCCCGAGCTCGACGTACAGGGAGATTTCGCCGATGAAGCTCGCCGCTACTACTGCGGCACCATTGCCGCTGAGTTCATGCATATTCCGGATGTGGCCAGGCGGGAGTGGATCCAGGAGCGTCTCGAGAGCGAGCCCGCGCCTGTGGATCAGAAGCACATACTCGAACTCCTCACCAAGGCAGACCTGTTCGAGCAAGTGATTCAGTCGCGCTATCTGGGAACGAAGCGCTTTTCGCTGGAAGGGGTAACTGCTCTCATTCCTTTTCTCGACGAAGTCCTAAACGATGCTGCCGAACGCGGAACCGTGCAAGTCGTAATCGCCATGAGCCATCGCGGACGGCTTAACGTAATGGTGAACATCGTCGGCAAAACCGCTGCAGACATGTTCGCGAAGTTCGAAGATGTTGATCCGCGCAGCGTGCTTGGCGGCGGCGATGTGAAGTACCACCAGGGGGCAACCGGGACCTTCACCGGACGTGGTGGTCAAACGATTAACCTGCATCTGGTTTCCAATCCGAGCCACCTCGAAGCCGTCGATCCAGTAGCAACCGGACGGGTGCGGGCCAAGCAGATTCGCATGGGCGGTGAAGAGAGAGTTCTTCCCGTTATGATCCACGGCGATGCCGCCTTCGCCGGACAAGGCATCTGGGCTGAGACCATGAATCTCGCAGCCGTGGATGGGTATACGGTTGGCGGCGGCCTGCACATCATCGCCAATAATCTGATCGGATTCACCAGCGAACCCTGCGAAACCAATTCGTCACGTTACGCATCCGACCTGGCGAAGCGTCTGCCGATTCCAATCCTCCACGTAAATTCTGAAGATGCGGATGCAGTCCTGCGCATCGCGAGACTCGCAACCGAATATCGCTACACCTTCCACAGCGATGTCGTTGTTGATCTTGTCGGATACCGCCGTCACGGCCACAGCGAAGTCGATGACCCGACGATCACGCAGCCGATTCGCTATGCGCGCATCAAGGATCATCCGCCGCTGCACGAAATCTATGCGAAGAGGATCGGCGTCGATAGCAGCCAACGGGTGCAGGAGATCACGGCCGAGATTGGTGAAGCGCAGAAGCAGGCGACCAAGCTGAAGAAGATGCCACGTCTAGCCAAACTTCCCGAGTACTGGGACAACTACAACGGCGGCCGATTCAAACCTGAATACGATGTCGAAACGGGAATTTCCACAGAGCAGGTTGGCCAGATTGCCGACAAGCTGGCGAGCTATCCGAAAGAGTTTCACATCCATCCCAAGATCAAGAAGCTGCTGGAGCAGCGTGCTGAAATGGGACATGGCAAGCGCGCCTTCGATTACGGTATGGCTGAGGCTCTGGCCTTTGGCTCGCTCTTGCTCCAGGAAGTGCCGGTCCGTCTCAGCGGACAGGATTGCAAGCGCGGCACGTTCAACCAGCGCCACAGCGTGCTGATCGACATCGAGGACGAGACGGAATACATTCCGCTGAATCATCTCGCGCCGGAGCAGGCGAAGTACGAGGTATACAACTCGATCCTGTCTGAGGCCGGTGTGCTCGGCTTTGAGTATGGATACAGTCGCGATTATCCCGAGTCCCTGGTCCTGTGGGAGGCGCAGTTCGGCGACTTCGCCAATGGCGCGCAGATCGTCATTGATCAGTTCATCGCTGCGGCAGAGGACAAATGGGGACTGCTTAGTGGCCTCGTAATGCTCCTTCCTCATGGCTACGAGGGGCAAGGACCGGAGCACTCCAGCGCACGTATCGAACGCTATCTCCAGCTGGCTGCGCGCGACAACATGCAGATTTGTCAGCCCTCGACTTCCGCACAATACTTTCATCTCTTGCGGCGGCAGGTGCTGCGTCCCTGGCGCAAGCCGCTGGTCGTCTTTACCCCAAAGAGTATGCTCCGCCATCCGGACGCGAGCTCTTCGCGGCAGGAGTTCAGCCGTCCTCACTTCCTGAACGTTCTTCCCGAAACGGAAATCGCCGATCCCAAGCGCCTCCTGATTTGCACCGGCAAGATCGGGCACGAGCTGCGAATGGAGCGCAAAAAGCGGAAAGATGACTCGACCGGCATCATCTTCATCGAGCAACTCTATCCCTGGCCCGAAGCGGAACTCATGGCGGAATTACAGCGTCACGCGAACGCGCGAGAGATTGTGTGGGTACAGGAAGAGCCTTCGAATATGGGAGCCCTTTGGTTCGTGGTACCGCGCCTGAAGCGGATCTCCGGTGGCCGGCCGGTCCTGACCGTAAAGCGCTCGGCCAGCGCCAGTCCAGCAACCGGCTCGGCCAAGGCTCACGATATGGAACAGAAGACGCTGCTCCAAGTCGCCTTTGGAAATCCTGCAAAGTAG